ACTTCCTCCCCGCATGCGCAAGTTGGATACTTATTTTTGCTCCGTGTTCATGTACTAATTTGGTTAGCTTTGTGAGCCCTGCAATTTGTTCATCATCCCAGATACCGAGATCCTCCATCGAAATGCGCCCCTCTGGACTTACAGCTGAGGCTTCAACGATTACTAGACCAACTTGGCCAACTGCACGTGTCGTGTAATGGGTTAGATTCCAGTTTGTTATCTTTCCATCCTGTTCCGGGCAAGAATACATACACATCGGTGCCATTACGATTCTGTTTTTTAAAGATAAATCTTTTATGGTAAAATGGTTGAAATAACTTGATTATTCTTGGTGGCATAAATCTGAGCTTGTCATAGTATCTACCTCCCCCCTCTAGAATTCCAAAAGAAAAAATTATAGAGTTAAATAGCCTCTAACCATGGCACAATTTTTGCAATAACATTATATCTTTTATTCTAGACTAACAAGATGACATGATACTTGATGAAGTTCCGAAACTTGTTGTACAGTAGGATAAATTTCCTTGCATTTTTCCATTTTAACAGGGCATCTTGAATAAAAATAACAACCTTTTGGAGGATTGTTTGGACTAGGTAAATCCCCTTCTAACACAATTCTATTTTTCAATTTCTTCATTTTCGGATCAGCAATAGGAACAGAGGATAATAATGCTTTTGTATAAGGATGTTTTGGATCATTAAATATTTGTTCACGAGTTCCTAATTCTACAATTTTTCCTAAATACATTACAGCCACACGATCACTGATACGCTCTACAACACTAAGATCGTGTGAAATAAAGATATAAGTTAAATTCAATTTTTGTTGTAATGTCCTTAGCAAGTTTAATATTTGGGATTGAATGGAAACATCTAGTGCTGAAACTGGTTCATCGCAAATAATCAATTGTGGATTTAAAGCCAGCGCTCTAGCAATCCCAATTCGTTGTCGTTGTCCTCCTGAAAACTCATGTGGATATCTGTTCAAGTGATAGGTGTCTAAACCAACAAGTTTTAACAGTGAGATGACACGTTCTTCAATCTCATCTTTTGAAACTGTTTGATTTATAATGAAAGGCTCGCTCAATATTTGTTTAACTGTATGTTTTGGATTTAATGAACTATAGGGATCTTGAAAAATGATTTGAATGTTACGACGATAATCTAGCATTTCTTTTTTGTTGCTAATTGCTAAAATGTCTTTACCATTAAAGATAACTTCTCCAGATGTCGGTTCAGTTAAACGTAGTAAACACAGTCCAGTCGTACTTTTTCCGCAACCCGATTCACCAACAA
This is a stretch of genomic DNA from Pueribacillus theae. It encodes these proteins:
- a CDS encoding ABC transporter ATP-binding protein; the protein is MEQSVETDVLLDVKNLKKYFSEKGNLLRKSQNKIKAVDNISFQVKRGETFSIVGESGCGKSTTGLCLLRLTEPTSGEVIFNGKDILAISNKKEMLDYRRNIQIIFQDPYSSLNPKHTVKQILSEPFIINQTVSKDEIEERVISLLKLVGLDTYHLNRYPHEFSGGQRQRIGIARALALNPQLIICDEPVSALDVSIQSQILNLLRTLQQKLNLTYIFISHDLSVVERISDRVAVMYLGKIVELGTREQIFNDPKHPYTKALLSSVPIADPKMKKLKNRIVLEGDLPSPNNPPKGCYFYSRCPVKMEKCKEIYPTVQQVSELHQVSCHLVSLE